The following are encoded in a window of Pseudomonas multiresinivorans genomic DNA:
- a CDS encoding 3'-5' exonuclease produces the protein MNACVAAPDPHWSAWRRRLYWWRHDPAEAEELVSLDLETTSLDPRKADILSIGAVVIRRGKLILGERLELLVEPPPSLDGESIRIHKLRRADLEGQLPLAEALKRVQVFIGDRPLLGYYLSFDVAVLRCHLREQLDARLDNPRVEVSEIYHRKMSRRFPDLHLDLRFDTLARNLEIPIEGRHTAIGDARTAALMFLRLRKGSLPRDLS, from the coding sequence ATGAACGCCTGCGTCGCCGCCCCCGATCCGCATTGGTCCGCCTGGCGCCGCCGCCTCTACTGGTGGCGGCATGATCCGGCCGAGGCGGAGGAACTGGTGTCGCTGGACCTGGAAACCACCAGCCTCGATCCGCGCAAGGCCGACATCCTCAGCATTGGCGCCGTGGTGATCCGCCGCGGCAAGCTGATCCTCGGCGAGCGCCTGGAACTGCTGGTTGAGCCGCCGCCATCGCTGGACGGCGAGTCGATCCGCATCCACAAGCTGCGCCGCGCCGACCTCGAAGGCCAGCTGCCGCTGGCGGAGGCGCTGAAGCGGGTACAGGTGTTCATCGGCGACCGCCCGCTGCTGGGTTACTACCTGTCCTTCGACGTCGCCGTGCTGCGCTGCCATCTGCGCGAGCAACTCGACGCGCGGCTGGACAATCCCCGCGTCGAGGTCTCCGAGATCTACCACCGCAAGATGAGCCGGCGCTTCCCCGACCTGCACCTGGACCTGCGATTCGATACCCTGGCACGCAACCTGGAAATCCCCATCGAAGGCCGCCACACCGCCATCGGCGATGCGCGCACTGCCGCGCTGATGTTCCTGCGCCTGCGCAAGGGCTCACTACCCCGCGATCTGAGCTGA
- a CDS encoding DUF3309 family protein — MGLGTILLIILILMLIGGLPVFPHSRNWGYGPSGVIGVVLVVLLVLLLLGRI; from the coding sequence ATGGGACTCGGGACTATTCTGTTGATCATCCTGATCTTGATGCTGATCGGTGGCTTGCCGGTCTTCCCCCACTCGCGCAACTGGGGTTACGGCCCCTCGGGCGTCATCGGTGTCGTGCTGGTCGTCCTGCTGGTGCTGTTGTTGCTCGGACGTATCTGA